GCAATTTCATCTAAGTTTGGTGGCTTTGCGAACATGACGCATCTCAACCTCACTGAGTCTTCCGTTGCTGGTAATGTCCCTTCCGAAATCTCCCACTTATCCAAACTGGTTTCACTAGATCTCTCTTGGAATTTTGGCATGAGAATAGAAACGCCTAATTTGAAAAGGCTTGTTCAAAACCTAACCCATCTAACTGAACTTTTTTTGACTGAGGTTAACATGTCTTCTGTTTCACCTAATTCTTTCATGAATTTGTCTTCCTCTTTGACATCTCTTAGTCTTTTTTATTGTGGATTGAAAGGGAGATTCCCAGATAATATATTCCACCTTCCAAACCTCCAGCTGCTTGAGTTAGGTTACAACTACAATCTCACCGGTTCCCTTCCAACGTATAACTGGAGTACTCCCCTCAAGTCCTTGGATCTCTCTAGTACCGAATTCCCAATTGACTTACCTAATTTAATTAGCAATCTCAAGTCCTTAAAAGAATTGTACCTCAGCGGATGCAATTTCATAGATTCATCGAATCCAACATTTCTTTCAAACCTCACACAAATAACTTCTTTGGACCTCTCATATAATAACTTTGGTGGTCAGTGTCCATGGTACCTCCTAAACAATGCAGGACTTACTAGCTTAGGTCTCTCAGGCAACAATTTCATAGGCCAAGTTCCAGATTTTTCAACGCACTGGACACAAGTTTCTTCTTCAAACAGTTCTTCCAATAGTCAGTCAACTATTCAAATTCCTTCCAATTGGTAATTCTCGTGTTAGCTGATAACTTATTGAACGGCACTATACCATCTTGGTTGTATGACATACCATCTTTGAAGTACTTATTTCTAGACAA
This genomic stretch from Quercus robur chromosome 4, dhQueRobu3.1, whole genome shotgun sequence harbors:
- the LOC126721007 gene encoding receptor-like protein Cf-9 produces the protein MPSHFPSLPKRYILPFLLISKTSQSRANMERVLLLLICLLLLSQPNNCSSSLSFNSSTPLCHSHQSSALLHFRNSFSVGDSLYRCDYYSYPPKNSWKMGTDCCGWDGVTCDTMTGHVIGLDLSCSRLEGPIHSNSTLFSLRHLQWLNLAYNYFNSSAISSKFGGFANMTHLNLTESSVAGNVPSEISHLSKLVSLDLSWNFGMRIETPNLKRLVQNLTHLTELFLTEVNMSSVSPNSFMNLSSSLTSLSLFYCGLKGRFPDNIFHLPNLQLLELGYNYNLTGSLPTYNWSTPLKSLDLSSTEFPIDLPNLISNLKSLKELYLSGCNFIDSSNPTFLSNLTQITSLDLSYNNFGGQCPWYLLNNAGLTSLGLSGNNFIGQVPDFSTHWTQVSSSNSSSNSQSTIQIPSNW